Within the Bacteroidales bacterium genome, the region TTGAAATAGGAGTAGAGGTTAATGAGTTTTTTGAATCCAAGTAAGTTATTAATCTTTTGATGTAATGTGCAGATTAACAGAAGGTTGGCAATAAGTTTCCAAAGGTATAAATATGTATGATTAACATTAATTGTTTAAAAATCAACGTTAAAATAAAAAATATTTTCTGTCATATTTTTATTTATTTAATATAATGTTCTATATTTGTAGTTCGGTTTAAAAATAACATAATAATATTAATAGTAAAAAATTATCAAAAATGACAAAAGCAGATATTGTAAATCAAGTGTCCAAGAACACAGGAATTGAGAAATTGGTTGTTCAAAGAACTATTGAAGCTACTATGGAAACCATAAAAATGGCATTAGAAAGTGGCGAAAATGTTTACCTTCGCGGATTTGGTAGCTTTATAGTGAAAAAAAGAGCAAAGAAAACAGCTCGTAATATCTCAAAACAAACAACTATTATTATTCCCGAGCATTATATTCCAGCATTTAAGCCTGCAAAAGCA harbors:
- a CDS encoding integration host factor subunit beta, producing MTKADIVNQVSKNTGIEKLVVQRTIEATMETIKMALESGENVYLRGFGSFIVKKRAKKTARNISKQTTIIIPEHYIPAFKPAKAFVNKVKANVKVKK